The Naumovozyma castellii chromosome 2, complete genome sequence GTgttcttgatcttcttaTGCGAGAAGGTCTTCACGGTGGGACGCTTCCTTATCAGTTTAGTGGTCGAAGAATGCTTCATCGTTATGTATTCGCAGTCTTGTCTCTCTGTATGTAAGTTACCTATCAGTCAGTCGCTCACATAGTGGAATTTTTTTCCTATAACTCCAAATATTATTCTTGCCTTACACAAGGACCTCGTATTTCTGGAGACTTATAACATGTCATACCATATACTATGCATTGCTACAACTACCGTTTGCTCCTCAACTAGTTTTTTGCAAGAAAGTGATTTATAATTAATATTCATATCAAGAAAAAGGAGAAGAAAGCAACATCTCCATCAAAGATGTCACAAACTgacaagaaattgaatgcATTCCATGCCAAATTCATACCATCTCATCCCGAACAAACTTCCTTAAGAAAAAGGCTATCACCAACCATGACTATAAGTCTTTCCAAGATGTACCCTGTTCTCCTATTACTGGACAATTGCTTAAACAATATCCTATGGTTGAATAATACACATTACCATTATTTTAACAATGTTATCCTTCTAATTCTATCGTTGAACTTCCTCATTGCCGATAGAACATCCCAATCACTTTACTCTATTCTCATATTATGGGTTGGGCTTCTCTCCACAGAACTGCTTATAATGTCTATCGTTTATTATTGCATTACACTATCTAATGATCTAGAGACGGATGAACCACCCACTTTAGAAGacatattcaatttaatagACGCTATTACACATAAATTGCACATATTGAAGGAGGAATCGATTGTGTCGAAATTACAGATAGATTCAAAACTAtctatcatcattattgtCGGGGTCACATCCATTATTCAATGGGCTCTGATGAGTTGCATCGCTGTTAAGAGATACGTGATTTCCTATTTGATATTCTGTTCCATTTATCATTCTGATTGGGTTCAAGCAACGTTAAGATTACTTTGGAGGTCAGGCTATATTAGAAATGTTATACATCTGGTAGATAgattcaagaagaagagacCGATTAAGAGTTTGAAAGATCTGATATCTATACAGGAGATTAAATCCAATGAGAGCCGTCTCAAAGTTTCTGATTTGGAAATCATGGAATCGTATATGGATATCATACATCTGGAGCAGACAGATTCTGTGAAAGTTTTAGAATTAACAATTTGggaaaatcaaagaaaatggaatGGAAAGGGTTGGTTTACAAAATTATTCTCCTATGAACGTGGTcccttttcaatatttgatgCAGGACAGACAGTATTGGATTGTAAAGCTCCActaaaatttgaagatggatTGTTTGATGGATGGACTTGGTTAGATAAGAAGTGGGAAATTAATGATTGGGTTTATTTCGATTCTTGTTGGAATTTAGTTGGCTCCAAAGATTCTTTACAATGCTATACGAGATCAAGGAAATGGGTGAGAAGAATACTACAATTAGAATCAAACAAtgaatcaaagaaaaatgtttaATGCATATAACGTCTATATTCGATATTACTAAagtttattttgttttgtttatcTATGATTAGTTATGAAAATTAAAATGGTTTAAACACAAGGGGGAGGGGGGCAAATAATTAATGGACTAATCAAGGTCCATGTCACCATCAGCATCAAGTTCAggtgtttcttcttctgttttttcttctttcttggCCTTGGCCTCGGCAGCCAGTTTTTCTGCCATTGCTGCAGCCTTCTtagcttcttcttttgcCTTTAAGGCATCAATTTTCTCTTGTTCCTTAGCCATATATCTACCCTTGATGACATTACCAATAGATGCCAATTCTTCATATTTAGCAACATATTTGGCTTTGGTGGTATCATCACCTTCATCATATAACCAGTCTTCGGCTTTGTCTAACATATCTCTCAATTTAGACTTTTCTTCATCGGAGGCAAAATCGGCATAGTCACCTTCCAATTTGGAACGTAAATTGTAGATGTATTCTTCAAGAGCATTTTTACGATCTTCTGTTTCAGCAACTAATTTATCTTGGTTATACatatcattttccttttcaattaatgagTTTAAGATATGAGAACCCAGGGCAAAAGTATGTGGAATTATTTGTAATTTATCCTTCTTAATCGTCTTTGTCACTTCTTTGTATTCAGGTTCTGCATCTTCTGGTGCGTCATCCGGCAATGGAATTTCCTCCTTGACTGTGACATCTTCTAAAGTATACGCATCTTCGATGATGTGGAAGCCTGATGGGTCACATCTCAACTTTAATTTGACTGGGACGGATTCTTGACCATCATCCAGCTTGATTCCCTTGATATCCCATTTGGcaatatttttggaaacGCCTCTAGGCAAATGTTTCGAATGAGAATAATAGGCCTTCATCTTAAAATCTTCTGTACGATATAGTGTAATGAGTTTTGTTGATGGGAACGTAGAATTACCGGGGAAGACTTCTAAGTGATCTTCGTCCTCCACTTGTTTATCCCAAGAATAGGAAACGGAATAATTATGAAGGTCCTCAAATTTAAATGGTCTGACTCTCAAAGTTGGGGAATGAATAGCACAAATAAAAGCGGCACCCTTAGCAATTGCCTCATCTTGATTTAAGGTGGTAGATAATGGCTTATCGAATGCCTTTGATATCGAATCCTTTAAAGTTGGAATACGAGTAGTACCACCAATGATTTCCACAAAGTCAATGTCCTTAGTGGTTAATTTTGCTTGGGCTAAGGCCTTAGTGATTGGTTCAGTAACGCGTTGCAATAAAGGCTTTAccaattcttccaattcatcaCGAGAAAGTTGAGAGGAacaatcaatatcatccaTAACAGATTCGACTGAAATTGGAGAAGTAGTATTTGCTGACAAAACCTTCTTCACTTTCTCAGCTGCAATCATCACTCTATTGTAAGCCTTTGCATTGGTTCTAATATCAATCTTATACTTAGTCTTGAATTCATCAGCAAAATGTTCAGTAATAGCATGATCGAAATCTCTCCCACCAAAATGTTTATCAAATGCAGTCCCTAACACCTTCAATTCTCCCTTCTTGAAGGACATAATGGAACAAGTATAATTAGCATGACCAATGTCGACAAAGGCAACGATTCTTGGCTTAGCATCTCCCTCGGGTAAATCTGTCTTAAAGACCCCGTATGAGACACCAGCTGCGGTAATATCATTAACGATTCTCACAGGATTCAAACCAGCAATCTTAGCGGCATCTGCAACATTATAACGTTGTTCCTCGGAGTACCAAACAGGTACGGCGATACAAACGTCATTTATGGCTGATTTAGTCTCCACTTGGACGGTGTTTTTCACTCTGTTGAAGAACATAGCACTCAATTGTACTGCTGAAAAGGTCTGTTGTTCACCAGCTAGTTGCACTTGAGCACCAACTTTACCATCATCCAATTTGACTAATTTTGAAGTGGAAAATTTGGCCTCCTTGGAGAATTCCTCCTTGTCGTCATACTCTAACCCGATGATTCTTTTCAAGTTACGTACTGTATTCTTCACGTTAGAAGTTTCCTTGGTCTTAGCGGCTTCCCCCAAATATCTATTCTTGGGGCCAAACCCGACCAATGTTGGTGTGGAACGGTTAGATACTTCATTAACGATAACGTCGATCCCTCTATTTCTTGCCACTGCAAGCACGGAGGTGTTGTTCCCGAAGTCTAAACCAAAAGGTGTGCTCATATTAATAGTAGATAGTGTTTTATGTTGTTGTGTATGCAAAAATCCTCGACCAGAATTGTGGATGAGTGATAGTTTACGTAGTACGAGCGAGTAAGTGGTTCGTCTGTTATATAAGTTATAGAAGTGAGGTGATCATTAAGGGATTATTCGTTTTTCTTCCATGAGTTTCCACGGTCTTCTTTCGCTGCGCGCTTATTCTATTCTATTCTATTCTAGGAGGATTCTTGCAAGATCAACACCAATGTCTGCCAGCCTCCACTGGAGATCAATGGCAACAGCGAGTTCTCGAAGGAGTCTGTAGGAGCCACTGCTGCAGTGATTAGCAGTTTCCACTCCTCATCGCTCAGGATTTGGAGCGTGTGGATGTATAGCAGCAGATGGAAGTTAGAGATCTTCTTATGCAACTCGTTGAAGTCGCCCGAGGTGGCAGCTCTGTACAGGTACTTCTTCAACTCTTGGTAGTCTTGCGATTGACCCATGGACTGTCTGTTTGCCCAGGGGAACCCACCCACCGTGAGGAACTTGCCTGTGGTCTCTGAGGCATCCCTGGGGAACCCATGAGTCAATGACACTAGCAAGTAATCCACGGGGAACGCCGGTTTGGCGTTTTCCTTCACGGTCAATCCGTATTCGTTCTTCCTCATGTAGAATATCTCAGGTACATAGCGATCCTTCGTCGTTTCATTTATGTATGCCATCGATGGGTGTGTAGATCCACCAATCATGCTTGCATCCACTAGAGCTTCTGCATCCGTGGACACTTGGTAACTCGAAATGTCAATTTCACCTTCTAGATTACCTGACACAACACATGTAACAAATTTCGAGGAAAATATTCCTTGTTCACTATATTTGCTGGTATTAGGGTGTCTCAATTGATGTTTGGCACTCATTATGACTTCTAGTGAAGACAAGAAAAAGGAATCCTTATGTCTCTTGCAAAATACGGACCCATCGCCATTCCCAGCATCTGTCAAATCTGTAAATATTAGTCCGATACGACTTAGTCCCATCTGTGCGGCCATTTTATCACATTGTTCCATCTCTTTCGTAACTTGTTCCATATCCATAGTCAGCCCATCTTGCTCATCATGTTGAGGTGGTTCATATATTACTTCCACTAACGCCTTGATCCCCAGGGGAGTGGAGTCGTACTCCACGTACGATCCATACATGTAAGCGAATCGTTGCATCCCGGTGTATCTCCAGGattcaataaattgatTGATCAGTTCACTGTTTTGGAATTCCACGTGGTCAACCATTCTAAATTCCTGTTGTTGTAAAGTAATCGCTGAAGGTTGGCATTTGGAACAAATACCACGAGGCCATGGTTCATGACCATTAGTACAATGCTTGTCGatcttgaaatttggtTGAGACAATGGAGCAATGTACGAACTACCAGATTCCTTCTTATTAGTAGCagcattcaatttctttaaatatgaATGGAAGGAAATATGTTTGATATTGTTCTCCTCATGGTATCCTTTATCCCAAGGCGGTAATGGTGAACAATATTCACACATTCCCTTATCACCGTGCTTGCAAAGGTTAGATCTCTTCCGTGGGATCAATCCTGGTTTCTTATCTAACACCTCATCAACTTCTAATTCCTTGATAGGAGCTGAATGAGCTTTCTTAGCAGATAAACCAACGGGTGTTATTGCTAATGAACCCGATGCCGGACCTTCAGTATTCACCTCCTTCTCTTGGTAATTAACGTACACAATATCCCCATGATTCAATCCAAGATCAGCTACTGTTCTCCCAATGAGTTCCAGAACGGAATTGCCAGCAGACCCGGGCTTGTTATCCACCGTAATGGAGGTAGGTTCCACATTTGCACTTAAATGTGGAAGTAGTTTGTCTAATAATGTGCCAAAAGTATCTGTGGGTTCACATGATACTCTTTGCATCCCATCCTTAGATCTGAATCTAATTAACATCTCGACTTGTGTGCTTGGCTATCTGCTGTGCTTGCTTTTCCTTAATGAGTGGATCTCATAATGGACCTTTAAAGTGTGATTTTGCATTTTCGATTTGACgtggaaaaaaaaactacAAAGAGACCATCCATTAATTCAGTCAGTGCAACAAGTTAACGACAGAAGAGAACGAGAAAGCAAAGATGGAATCCAACGGAACCTATAGTAATAGCACTTACGAGGACACGTTTAATGGGACACATTCAAATGGGACTTTTTTCacagatgaagaaactgCAAATGAAGTACCATTGCCAAGTGTTTCATTCTATACACCAATAATATACACTGCCATCCTattgatttcattattaatatttgcCTCTCAATATAAGAAAAGACAAATCAAGAAGCGTACTGCCTTGCCCTCTAtctttgatgaagatgatgcTCGTGACTTATACTTGGAAATTAAGAAGATTAGTGAAACTGAAAATGTTCACGAAAAGGTATTGAAAGCTGCTCTGTTAAATAGAGGTGCAGAAGCCATCAGAAGATCgttgaaattgaaggaatTGGAACCACAAATTGAATTGATTTATAAGAATGGGTCCGTGGGTGAAGAATATTGGCAACGTTTCCAAAATGAAGTTAAGTTGGTggatttggaatttaaGCAATGTTTAATGGAAGCTGAAAGTTTGCAAGCTGGTTGGGTTCAATTATTTGTGGGGAATTGTAGAGAAATATGTTTTAATCAAGCCATGACTAGACGTTACGATGCTATTACCAAACGTAAAGAGGTTTGCATTAAGGAATGGGAATTGAAAGTCAATGATGAAGGTAGATTAATTCAATAGAAtgtatattattaatacaGCAGATATATGCCTAAGATaaagattattattgttagattaatattttaattattcatttatcGTTGATTAAACAATCTACGTATAGTGAGATTATCTAATTTTACTACTTACAGATATATATGCAGTTGTAAAGAGGAGGAATGATTGATTGTTCAATCAGTACTTCTTTCCCTTTTTTTTACTCACAACTTGAAATTCCCAATcgtcattatcatcatcagttCCAAGGGCCGCAAGGGCTTCAGTCCAACTTAATGGATCATGAGGTTGTTTTTCACATTCAATACATCTCTTTGTAAATTCAGCGGCAAATCTTTTACCATCCATGACTGCACTATTAGAATAAATGGTATCAGCAATAATCTCCTTAGATTCTTGTCCTGGGGGTAAACTTAATAGCACTTCAAGAACGTTATTAGTTGAAATTCCTgcattcaatttcatttggGACTTGCACCATTTTAAGAATGTTTGACGAGGGGATACAGAGTTGTTATTGTAAGAAGATGGAAGAGTTGTGGTTACCGTTGTGGGTGCAACAGGTATTTTGGTCTTTACAATAGGAGTTGGGATCGTTGTTGTCGAGGTTCCAAGAGGCTTAGTGCTTGGTTTATTTGTTACCTTAGTccattcattatcattagaTGGTGGTTGTTTGGAAACCTTAGAAGAACGTTCCATGGCTTCCCagattttcttttgttcttcaacaaaCCTGGAATCGAATTGCTTTTCGAGAGATTCCTCATTAGGTTCATTTTGTGTGTCGGTAGAGGCTGGAATATCAGTAACGGCAGCTGCGGcttttttcagtttctcTTGTTCCAACTTCGTCTCCTCCAGTCTTTGTCCAGCGGCAGCGGCAGCAGCAGCCTCCTTTGCTTTTGCTTCTGCTTCTTCAGCCAACTTTTGCTTTCTTGCTAATTCTTGCTgttcctttaatttctcttttctCGCTAGTTCCTTTTCCTTAGCTTCACGTTGTTgtctttgttcttcttcttgttttttcttctgttttAACCTCAAGACATTTTCATTAGCATCCTTCTTTGCTTCATTACTGTTTGTcgtggtggtggtggtggtggtgctAGTGCTGCTGGGGTTTGTGTTGGTGGATTGTTGCAGTTGGCGCAAAGAGATTAATCTATCCACACCACCAAACGGATCAGCGGAATCATTCCCTAACAGGATCAATTCGCCCAAAGAGATAAATTTCTCATGTTCTAATTCCGTAATCACAGATGAATTGAAGTCCATCACTCTGGCAATTTGTAAAGATGGATTGAAAAAACCATGTGCATACCAAGATGTCATTTCCCCAGTGTGGAATGGTCCTTGGATTTGTCCCGTGGTATCTACATATTTCCATTGGGATTGGGATTGTAATTGTGGTTGCTGAGGATAGTAGtactgttgttgttgttgagcGTATGGGTAATCTTGTGTAGATGCAAGTGGTGTAGCTGCCCTTGATGATAATGTAGCTTGAGTGGACCATGTTGACAAATTGGTTacgttattattattgttaatGTTGGGAGTAGTGGTGGACATGTTCACAGCATTCATAAATGGTGATGAGGTGGATGTTGAACCTGGTAACGAGTCCAATAGAGATGATGATCTACTCAATGGCATTTGAGAAGCTGCTAATGCGTTAGCTaagttattattttgaatggAAGGCGTGGTCGGCGTCCCCGTAGAGAAGAAGGGATCATTGGAACTTGGGGCCACGGTAGTATTTGctaaatcattatcattatgaTTAATGTTTAGACTTTCCAGTTCAAATTGCAAAGAATCTAGATTGGACAAGTTTGAAGAATCCTTTCTGTTTCCAGAAAGAGATTGATAATTGAAGTTCATATCTGGAGAGCAAAGTGTATTTGATAAAGTATATAAATGTGGATTTGTGATTATATGAACCTCCTTCTTGAAGTCTTCGTAAGTTGAATGTCAACATAAAGTCAGAGTGATGgtttaaatatataatgaatgaattaGTGGAATCGCTaaaaaatgggaaaatttttcagcGGTCGTGTGGAGCGATGGCCATTATACCCTTTATCTCGAGAGTAGATGTCACACTTATAAGTACACTAGTTTGATCTTGCCCACTAGATGCCTAATTGTTTTTCGATCTTGGAATGGACGTCCATCCCAACCATCATGGTCGATTGATTGAGGGCGGTTTCCGGATATATGTCTTCCCAATCGATGGATGCATCCTTATTGAGTAGTATATCGTGATGTATCGAGGATGCAGTGGCTCCTTGACTCAAGGGGTTGAAATCTGTCTTATCTACAATTTGTAATTCCATTTCTCTCTTCATGGGGGCGGCAATACCGAATATTTGACGATATTGTTCCAGTTGTCTCTTGTGTTCGTTCTGGTCCCAGTTGGTGACTCTATTCTGCAATGGATGTCTATCGTTCAATTGGGAGGCTAATGGGACTGCACCACCTTGTTGCTGGCGTAAGGTGTCAGGGAGGGCACCATGGGTGGCAATGGAGGTCACCTCAGTGTTCTTGTCGGTGGCGACTGTGGATTGGAAGTTACTTGGAGGTACAACGTTCATATTGTGCTGTCTGGATAGGGTTGGTAGTCTTGCAGATGGGTATTGCTGATGTGTTCTTGTTATGTTGTAGTGTAGTGAGTGAATATAGTGTTGAGTTGTTCCCTAAGACgttcattcattattttgcCACTCGGATTTGCGGTTACCCGGCCGgatttttgaataataatgattaaAAGTTACTGTTAATACTATCTACATCAACAGTTACTGGATGAAGGAGGTCACCACAGCTCCACATCCATGTTTACAACGCTACTGAGCATTCCCCTTCTCGAGGAATCCAGGGGACATTGTACTTGTGCTCGGTTCTCCCCCAATGGCCGTCTCATAGCCGTTACTCAATTGACCCAGATCCTCATCTACGACCTGCAAACCAGAGCCATCCATTCCATCATACCGACATCCCATGTGGCTCCTATCTCTGAAGTAGCATGGTCACCCGACAACCAGTGTCTCGCTTCCGCATCAGACGATTTTACAATCGAGATAACCCATCTGACACACGGTTGTCTCCATAGACTGATGGGCCACACAGCACCTGTCATCTCTTTAACTTACAACGATTCAGGCAACTTACTCTTTACATCCTCCATGGATGAGAGTATCAAGATTTGGGACACGTTCCACGGCGCCATCCTGAAGACCATTTCTGCTCATTCGGAGTCCGTTGTGTCATTGAGCATATGTCCTGATAGAGACTCCAGCGTGCTAGCTTCTGGATCCTTTGATGGGCTTATTAGGTTGTTCGATACGAGGACGGGTCATTGTTTGAAGACGTTGACATACGATAAAGATTGGAAGAGTGACGATGGGGTGGTACCCATCTCCCAGGTGAGGTTCTCGCCCAATGGGAAATTCTTGTTGGTCAGTTCCTTCGATGGGATCGTGAAAATTTGGGATTGTGTGAGAGGGTACGTGGTGAGGACCTTTAAACCCTCTGATGGTGAGAGTGTCGCATTGAAACATTGCTGTGGGATAGATTTCTTGGCACAAGAAGGCTCAAATAGCGAAAAACTCCCGACACCCTTGGTGGTTAGTGGGTATGAGACGGGACAAATTTATTGTTGGGACTCGAACACTAAAGAGTTGCTGTATAGTTCTGCGAACGATGATTTGCATCATGTCAATTCCCCCATTATGAGCATCCATTGTTACAAGAATTTGATGTGTAGCTTGTCTCTTAATGGGGAATGCTATGTATGGCAATGGACACCCTAATACAATTGTAATATTCTTAACATTATGTAATGATAAAATACAAGcattctttatttattagctaatatttttttggtATACGACGGGACTTTGTGCTGAACTGCAAGACATATTCATTGATAATGTTCCACTTGGGTGTATACAATACAAGAGGATGGTATTCCATTCTTTTGCTATCATTGTGTCTTGACAATAACACAACGCAGATCGGACCTTCAACTAAAAAATTGTAATTCTTGAAGAGGCATCTCCTCTCGAGGCAACAGACAAGAAACAATACCCTTCCTATAGATAAACCAATTCATGTTGTCTTCAATGAACCTACTAAAGACAGGAGGAAGATCACTACTAACAGCTCAAAAGTTTGTCCTTCGAGCATACCCATACCGTCCATACTCATCCCAGCCATCACCGGATCTAAAACGACCTATAACCATCCCAGACAttcattccaaatatgCCAAAGGGGTTCCAATCACAATGTGCACAGCATACGACTACATCACAGCTACTTGGGCGCAAAGGGCTCATTCAGATATGATTCTAGTGGGTGACTCTCTCGCAATGACATCTTTGGGGTATCCATCTACTACGACAATCTCTCTACAGGAATTCCAATACCACGTCAAGTCTGTCTGTAGAAGTCAAGGGACTTCGTTGATAGTGGCTGATATGCCTTTTGgctcatttgaaaaaagcATCCCCTATGCCATTGGTAATGCTATTgatatgatgaaattggATGAGAATGTCACATCGGTGAAATTGGAGGTCGGGTTGCATACCAAGGATCATTACACTCCACAGTTAATAAAGGAATTATCTGCTAGGGGGATCCCGGTTATGGGTCACATCGGGTTGACTCCCCAAAGGGCACATTCATTAGGCGGGTTTAAAGTACAGGCTAATAAGGATATGAATGACGTGAAGGAGTTATTGGAGACCGCAAAATTGTTACAAAGTGTGGGGTGCTGGTCCATGGTACTGGAATGTGTTCCACATAAGGTCGCTACATGGATTCAATCACAATTGAGGATCCCAGTTATTGGCATTGGTGCCGGTAATGGGACTGCTGGGCAAGTGTTAGTTGTATCTGATTTATTAGGTATGTTGGGAACATCGGTACCTAAATTTGTAAAACAATATGAATCACTTGAGGAAAAAGCTGTGAAAGCTATAGAGGATTATCGTACGGGTGTTGCTGAAAAAACGTTCCCAGAGAACTCAATACAtactttcaaaattaaagagGAGCAATGGCAAGATTTTCTAAAGCAACAGGAAGATATTTAAGTGTCTTTGGGACTCttgtatttatttttcGTGTATTTGCATCCTATTTATCTATCTATTCTACGTATAATAACTAGCTAATCTTA is a genomic window containing:
- the PEX32 gene encoding Pex32p (ancestral locus Anc_8.592), which produces MSQTDKKLNAFHAKFIPSHPEQTSLRKRLSPTMTISLSKMYPVLLLLDNCLNNILWLNNTHYHYFNNVILLILSLNFLIADRTSQSLYSILILWVGLLSTELLIMSIVYYCITLSNDLETDEPPTLEDIFNLIDAITHKLHILKEESIVSKLQIDSKLSIIIIVGVTSIIQWALMSCIAVKRYVISYLIFCSIYHSDWVQATLRLLWRSGYIRNVIHLVDRFKKKRPIKSLKDLISIQEIKSNESRLKVSDLEIMESYMDIIHLEQTDSVKVLELTIWENQRKWNGKGWFTKLFSYERGPFSIFDAGQTVLDCKAPLKFEDGLFDGWTWLDKKWEINDWVYFDSCWNLVGSKDSLQCYTRSRKWVRRILQLESNNESKKNV
- the UMP1 gene encoding Ump1p (ancestral locus Anc_8.586); protein product: MNVVPPSNFQSTVATDKNTEVTSIATHGALPDTLRQQQGGAVPLASQLNDRHPLQNRVTNWDQNEHKRQLEQYRQIFGIAAPMKREMELQIVDKTDFNPLSQGATASSIHHDILLNKDASIDWEDIYPETALNQSTMMVGMDVHSKIEKQLGI
- the SSE2 gene encoding adenyl-nucleotide exchange factor SSE2 (ancestral locus Anc_8.590), which produces MSTPFGLDFGNNTSVLAVARNRGIDVIVNEVSNRSTPTLVGFGPKNRYLGEAAKTKETSNVKNTVRNLKRIIGLEYDDKEEFSKEAKFSTSKLVKLDDGKVGAQVQLAGEQQTFSAVQLSAMFFNRVKNTVQVETKSAINDVCIAVPVWYSEEQRYNVADAAKIAGLNPVRIVNDITAAGVSYGVFKTDLPEGDAKPRIVAFVDIGHANYTCSIMSFKKGELKVLGTAFDKHFGGRDFDHAITEHFADEFKTKYKIDIRTNAKAYNRVMIAAEKVKKVLSANTTSPISVESVMDDIDCSSQLSRDELEELVKPLLQRVTEPITKALAQAKLTTKDIDFVEIIGGTTRIPTLKDSISKAFDKPLSTTLNQDEAIAKGAAFICAIHSPTLRVRPFKFEDLHNYSVSYSWDKQVEDEDHLEVFPGNSTFPSTKLITLYRTEDFKMKAYYSHSKHLPRGVSKNIAKWDIKGIKLDDGQESVPVKLKLRCDPSGFHIIEDAYTLEDVTVKEEIPLPDDAPEDAEPEYKEVTKTIKKDKLQIIPHTFALGSHILNSLIEKENDMYNQDKLVAETEDRKNALEEYIYNLRSKLEGDYADFASDEEKSKLRDMLDKAEDWLYDEGDDTTKAKYVAKYEELASIGNVIKGRYMAKEQEKIDALKAKEEAKKAAAMAEKLAAEAKAKKEEKTEEETPELDADGDMDLD
- the NPL4 gene encoding nuclear protein localization protein 4 (ancestral locus Anc_8.589); amino-acid sequence: MLIRFRSKDGMQRVSCEPTDTFGTLLDKLLPHLSANVEPTSITVDNKPGSAGNSVLELIGRTVADLGLNHGDIVYVNYQEKEVNTEGPASGSLAITPVGLSAKKAHSAPIKELEVDEVLDKKPGLIPRKRSNLCKHGDKGMCEYCSPLPPWDKGYHEENNIKHISFHSYLKKLNAATNKKESGSSYIAPLSQPNFKIDKHCTNGHEPWPRGICSKCQPSAITLQQQEFRMVDHVEFQNSELINQFIESWRYTGMQRFAYMYGSYVEYDSTPLGIKALVEVIYEPPQHDEQDGLTMDMEQVTKEMEQCDKMAAQMGLSRIGLIFTDLTDAGNGDGSVFCKRHKDSFFLSSLEVIMSAKHQLRHPNTSKYSEQGIFSSKFVTCVVSGNLEGEIDISSYQVSTDAEALVDASMIGGSTHPSMAYINETTKDRYVPEIFYMRKNEYGLTVKENAKPAFPVDYLLVSLTHGFPRDASETTGKFLTVGGFPWANRQSMGQSQDYQELKKYLYRAATSGDFNELHKKISNFHLLLYIHTLQILSDEEWKLLITAAVAPTDSFENSLLPLISSGGWQTLVLILQESS
- the SEC66 gene encoding Sec63 complex subunit SEC66 (ancestral locus Anc_8.588); its protein translation is MESNGTYSNSTYEDTFNGTHSNGTFFTDEETANEVPLPSVSFYTPIIYTAILLISLLIFASQYKKRQIKKRTALPSIFDEDDARDLYLEIKKISETENVHEKVLKAALLNRGAEAIRRSLKLKELEPQIELIYKNGSVGEEYWQRFQNEVKLVDLEFKQCLMEAESLQAGWVQLFVGNCREICFNQAMTRRYDAITKRKEVCIKEWELKVNDEGRLIQ
- the SMY2 gene encoding Smy2p (ancestral locus Anc_8.587), with amino-acid sequence MNFNYQSLSGNRKDSSNLSNLDSLQFELESLNINHNDNDLANTTVAPSSNDPFFSTGTPTTPSIQNNNLANALAASQMPLSRSSSLLDSLPGSTSTSSPFMNAVNMSTTTPNINNNNNVTNLSTWSTQATLSSRAATPLASTQDYPYAQQQQQYYYPQQPQLQSQSQWKYVDTTGQIQGPFHTGEMTSWYAHGFFNPSLQIARVMDFNSSVITELEHEKFISLGELILLGNDSADPFGGVDRLISLRQLQQSTNTNPSSTSTTTTTTTTNSNEAKKDANENVLRLKQKKKQEEEQRQQREAKEKELARKEKLKEQQELARKQKLAEEAEAKAKEAAAAAAAGQRLEETKLEQEKLKKAAAAVTDIPASTDTQNEPNEESLEKQFDSRFVEEQKKIWEAMERSSKVSKQPPSNDNEWTKVTNKPSTKPLGTSTTTIPTPIVKTKIPVAPTTVTTTLPSSYNNNSVSPRQTFLKWCKSQMKLNAGISTNNVLEVLLSLPPGQESKEIIADTIYSNSAVMDGKRFAAEFTKRCIECEKQPHDPLSWTEALAALGTDDDNDDWEFQVVSKKKGKKY
- the ECM31 gene encoding 3-methyl-2-oxobutanoate hydroxymethyltransferase (ancestral locus Anc_8.583), which codes for MLSSMNLLKTGGRSLLTAQKFVLRAYPYRPYSSQPSPDLKRPITIPDIHSKYAKGVPITMCTAYDYITATWAQRAHSDMILVGDSLAMTSLGYPSTTTISLQEFQYHVKSVCRSQGTSLIVADMPFGSFEKSIPYAIGNAIDMMKLDENVTSVKLEVGLHTKDHYTPQLIKELSARGIPVMGHIGLTPQRAHSLGGFKVQANKDMNDVKELLETAKLLQSVGCWSMVLECVPHKVATWIQSQLRIPVIGIGAGNGTAGQVLVVSDLLGMLGTSVPKFVKQYESLEEKAVKAIEDYRTGVAEKTFPENSIHTFKIKEEQWQDFLKQQEDI
- the SWD3 gene encoding Swd3p (ancestral locus Anc_8.585); translation: MFTTLLSIPLLEESRGHCTCARFSPNGRLIAVTQLTQILIYDLQTRAIHSIIPTSHVAPISEVAWSPDNQCLASASDDFTIEITHLTHGCLHRLMGHTAPVISLTYNDSGNLLFTSSMDESIKIWDTFHGAILKTISAHSESVVSLSICPDRDSSVLASGSFDGLIRLFDTRTGHCLKTLTYDKDWKSDDGVVPISQVRFSPNGKFLLVSSFDGIVKIWDCVRGYVVRTFKPSDGESVALKHCCGIDFLAQEGSNSEKLPTPLVVSGYETGQIYCWDSNTKELLYSSANDDLHHVNSPIMSIHCYKNLMCSLSLNGECYVWQWTP